Genomic segment of Myxococcales bacterium:
CCCGCAGACCCTGCCGGCGCGGCTTGAATTTCTGACCTTCAAAGACGGACAGTGGAAGATGACCCAGCTCGAGGACGAGGGGAGCGATGTTTTCCACAAGGCGATGCACTACACGGGCGCGGACGGAAAGAGCATGATCCTCAGCCTCGGCGGGACGGCTGCGAAGCTCAAGCTGTGGAGCAAGGGCGAGAGTGGGTTCGCAGCAGAGACGCTCTGGGAGAAGGATTTCGGCGGCAAGTTCAGCCGCATGCGGGACGTCGAGATCGGCGATCTGTTCGGAGACGGCGCCGCGTCCATGGCCGTGGCGACCCACGACCAGGGCGTCGTGGCCACGATCCATCCGCTGGCCGACGGAACTTACGAGGTGGTGGAAATCGACAGCGAGCCCGACACCTTTGTCCACGAGATCGAAATTGGCGACCTGGATGGCGACGGAGTCCTCGAGGTCTATGCCACTCCGAGCGAGCCGAACCGGTTGGACGGCTCACCGCAGTCGGGCATGGTTACGCGCTACGTGCCGGCCACAGGCGCTGGGCGCACGATCGTCGCCGATCTGGGCGATCGGCATGCCAAGGAAATCTTCGTCGGTGATGTCGACGGAGACGGGAAGGACGAACTCTACGTTGTCGTCGAGGGTCGCCTGAACAAAGAGACCAAAAAGATCGAGGTCAACACGGAGATTCGACGTTACGAAGCAGACACGGACCCGACCCAGGGAGTCGTGATCGGCGAATTCCCCGACTATCTCTGTCGCTTCTTGACCGTGGGTGACATCGACGGCGACGGCAAGCTCGAGATGGTAGCCGCGGCCTACAGCAGTGGTTTGTGGTTGTTGCGGCCCGGTGCCGATCCCATGTCACCCTGGAAAGTCGAATCGATTGACAAGAAATCCGGGGGCTTCGAGCACGCCGCGATTCTGACCGACCTCGACGGCGACGGCCGGGACGAACTCTACGTCGCGAGCGACAAGCACAAAGAGGTGCGGCGCTATACCTGGAATGGCAGTCGACTGGTTCGGGAGGTCATCTACCAACGCCCGAAGGGCGAGGGCGGGGTGTTCACCTGGAACATCATGCCGGTGCCGGTCGCGCTGGTGCCCTGATCCGGCCCGGGGCATAAGGGCCCGGACAAGCTCCGGACCCTGCGAGGTTTTTCGCCCTTTTGGCGTCGCTCGCTCAGCAGGGCCCCCGCAAAAATACATTGTCACCGAACCACTCTCGACGGTATAACTCCCGAGGGAGAGTGCTCCGCCGCGTGGGCCGCTCCCCCGAGCCCTGGGGCTGTGCTTTGTGGTGTGGTTGCGCGGGTTGTGCCAGCCCGGATTTCGGTTTTCGTGAATGGTGCAGAGCTGAATACAGGAGTGGAAGTCGGTATGCGCCTTGGGGTGGCCCAGTCAGTCGTACACCGCTCACTGCTGCTGATTGCCGCACTCGCGATTTTTACGCCCCCCGCGACAGCATTCGAATTCTTCGACGGACGTCTCGAAGCCCACGGCTTTTTCGAAAGCCAGTTGCGGGTGCTCAACGAAGATTTCAGCGAAGACTGGGATGTCGCCCAGTGGTATCAGGTGCTGAACGTCGAAATCGAACTCGACATCATCGACGACACCTGGATGGGAATCGATCTTCTTTCGGCGTTCGTGCGACTTGAAGTTCGCTACGACTGCGTCTATTCCCACGGATGCGGGATGTTCCGCTCGATCAACGCCTATGGAAACAAGGCGAAGAGTCTTCCTCGGCGCTTGAGCAACGGCAACGATCAGGATACCGCGGGCGTTCTCTTCATCGCACACGGGGAGCGTCTGTCCGGGGACACCACGGATCCCGTCGTGCTCAGCGACCTGTCGGGCTTTCGGCTGATTGCCGAAACCGATGGCCAGACGATCGCTCAGGTCACCGTCGGAAATCAGCAGGGCGACGACAATTTGCTCGCTCCCGAACCGGGCGAAGGATGTGAAACCGACAATCCCCAATATTTCAATTGCTACCCGGGTCCAACGCCGTTCAGTCTGAACTTCGAAGACTTCAAGGATCACAAATTCACTCAGATTCACACGCGCACCGGTGCGATCTCGCGCCTGGGGCCCTGGTTGCCCAAGAACAGGGTCGATCTCATCGGGAGCATGTCGGGGACTCCAAATCCCTTCGACTCCGCCGCGGTGAACGACATTCTGTTCGTGGGCTACCTGGACCACAACGACCGCCAGGTCGATTATCTAAACCAGTGGGAAGCCTCGGACTCTCCCTTCCCGCCGGGAGTCATGTTGGGCGATCTCGACAGTGTGTTTCAAACCGATCCGACGGTTGCCGTCACCGTGAACTTGACGTTTCCCGAAGAAGCCAACAATTCGATCGCGCTGCGCCTGCCGCTTCTGGTCAGCGACATCGCGCCCGGCATGAACAACGTCGATGCGGAAAAGATCGAGTACAACCTCGACGCTTCGGGTGCTGGAATCAGTTCGGAGTTCTTGCGAGCTGGAATGACCCCGCAGCAAGTAACGCTGACCTATCCCCAGCTCGGCGCGGGTGGGAACGGAGCCAAGCCATACCGCCCAACCTCAATCGTCGATCACGACGAAGCGTTCTATTTTGGACCTGACATCGAAGAGATCGAATTCAACGTCAGCTGCAACCAAATTACCGACGGCGGCGGTGCGGTCACCGGCACCAGTTGTTTCGTCAGCGAGTTGGGTTCGACGATCGAGTACGACCTGAACGGCGATATTGTCGACACGTCGGACTACAA
This window contains:
- a CDS encoding VCBS repeat-containing protein; this encodes MYRDAKLTVSPVLTRCLALALAFSVVACGESKDKEAPASDPTPPTPVEAAVAPDLPNALVLSLASFAPYVKGKPPQTLPARLEFLTFKDGQWKMTQLEDEGSDVFHKAMHYTGADGKSMILSLGGTAAKLKLWSKGESGFAAETLWEKDFGGKFSRMRDVEIGDLFGDGAASMAVATHDQGVVATIHPLADGTYEVVEIDSEPDTFVHEIEIGDLDGDGVLEVYATPSEPNRLDGSPQSGMVTRYVPATGAGRTIVADLGDRHAKEIFVGDVDGDGKDELYVVVEGRLNKETKKIEVNTEIRRYEADTDPTQGVVIGEFPDYLCRFLTVGDIDGDGKLEMVAAAYSSGLWLLRPGADPMSPWKVESIDKKSGGFEHAAILTDLDGDGRDELYVASDKHKEVRRYTWNGSRLVREVIYQRPKGEGGVFTWNIMPVPVALVP